From [Clostridium] symbiosum, a single genomic window includes:
- a CDS encoding HTH domain-containing protein has protein sequence MIKNLFTAEQVLMLRENPYTYRVDQSRLAFTKEFKELFYSEYQAGAPPRQILAKYGYDPAILGQRRVWGISGHIREQYNKYGGFHEGSVPFSRAKPASSDSGMPVSEKEELKQLRHEVDYLKQEVAFLKKISSIRTTRK, from the coding sequence ATGATCAAAAATCTTTTTACCGCTGAACAGGTTCTGATGCTGCGTGAAAACCCTTACACCTACCGGGTGGACCAGTCCCGCTTAGCTTTTACCAAAGAATTCAAGGAGCTCTTTTATTCGGAGTATCAGGCAGGGGCGCCTCCCCGGCAGATCCTGGCAAAATACGGCTATGATCCCGCCATTCTCGGTCAGCGGAGGGTATGGGGCATTTCCGGCCATATCCGGGAGCAGTACAACAAATATGGCGGTTTCCACGAAGGGAGTGTCCCTTTCAGCAGGGCCAAACCCGCCTCTTCGGACTCTGGTATGCCGGTATCGGAGAAAGAAGAACTCAAACAGCTCCGGCACGAAGTGGATTACCTAAAACAGGAAGTTGCCTTTCTAAAAAAAATTTCCTCCATCCGGACCACAAGGAAGTAG
- a CDS encoding IS3 family transposase has protein sequence MNDSSCVFEIICNTLQQSSNALSVKELCSTAGVSRSGYYAWLKAAPARELQEQKDRADFERILAAYRLHGYTKGAKGIYMALLHMTPPAVMNLKKIRRLMDKFQLSCPHRGPNPYKRMARALKTSHVADNLLKREFDCYGPRMVLLTDITYLPYNGTSAYLSTVLDAFTRQILSYVLSESLEVDFVLETVKRLVKNHGISLKAETILHSDQGCHYTSYRFIRILSDKKLRQSMSRRGNCWDNAPQESFFGHMKDHIRAKLAQCGTFREVQSLIDDYMEYYNNRRYQWQLAKLAPNEFYDFITTGEYPLDISNVPALPAIARKPEELGASAGPSRTENHPNQ, from the coding sequence ATGAACGATTCTTCCTGTGTATTCGAAATCATCTGTAACACCCTGCAGCAAAGCTCAAATGCCCTTTCGGTGAAAGAACTTTGTTCCACCGCCGGTGTTTCCAGGAGCGGTTACTATGCCTGGCTAAAGGCGGCCCCGGCCAGGGAGCTTCAGGAACAGAAGGACCGTGCGGATTTTGAACGGATCCTGGCGGCTTACCGGCTCCATGGTTATACAAAAGGGGCCAAAGGCATCTATATGGCCCTGCTTCATATGACCCCTCCGGCCGTCATGAACCTGAAAAAAATACGGAGGCTGATGGATAAGTTCCAGCTTTCCTGCCCACACCGTGGCCCCAACCCTTATAAAAGGATGGCAAGAGCCCTGAAAACCAGCCATGTCGCCGATAACCTGCTAAAGCGGGAGTTCGACTGCTATGGTCCCAGGATGGTCCTGTTAACCGATATCACTTACCTGCCTTATAACGGGACCTCTGCTTATTTATCAACGGTCCTGGATGCCTTCACCCGGCAGATCCTTTCGTATGTGCTGAGCGAATCCCTGGAAGTGGATTTTGTCCTTGAAACGGTGAAGCGGCTGGTTAAAAACCATGGGATTTCCCTTAAGGCGGAAACCATTCTCCACAGTGACCAGGGCTGCCATTATACCAGCTACCGATTCATCCGCATCCTTTCCGACAAGAAGCTGCGCCAATCCATGTCACGCCGGGGAAACTGCTGGGACAATGCCCCACAGGAAAGTTTCTTTGGCCATATGAAAGATCACATCCGGGCGAAACTGGCCCAATGCGGGACCTTTCGCGAAGTACAGTCCCTCATTGATGACTATATGGAGTATTACAATAACCGGCGTTATCAATGGCAACTTGCAAAGCTTGCCCCAAATGAGTTTTACGATTTTATCACCACCGGTGAATATCCACTGGATATTTCAAACGTACCGGCACTTCCGGCGATTGCCCGGAAACCGGAGGAACTTGGTGCCAGTGCGGGCCCCTCCCGCACAGAGAATCACCCAAACCAATAG
- a CDS encoding M20 family metallopeptidase yields the protein MEEKLRWIDGFTKRREEEFTGLSREIWNYAETGMEEERSASALCRVLQENGFCVEKNLAGIPTAFVGSFGEGSPVIGFLGEFDALEGLSQRAGTAEKGPEEEYGNGHGCGHNLLGCGSLAAAVAVKEYMEEHGLKGTVRYYGCPGEEEGCGKVHMAKAGCFLGLDAALTWHPMDFNGIEGRGSLADLCMSFHFTGKSAHASSCPHMGRSALDALELLNIAANFMREHIIPEARIHYAITDTGGTAPNVIPARASAAYEVRAPKREQAEELKDRLLRAARGAAMMTDTEVEMEDGNSYSDYVPNDCLNRIAWEQLQKVELPVYTEKERELAARLRRTYSENARDMGGDKDRRQEPISGKLTPYEGTGGCLPVSTDVGDVSYLVPTVQLYTACCAAGTPGHSWQMVSQTGCSIGEKGMITAAKVLALTALRLFEKPELLEKAWEEHKRRVE from the coding sequence ATGGAAGAGAAACTCCGATGGATAGACGGTTTCACGAAAAGGCGGGAAGAAGAGTTTACAGGGCTCAGCAGGGAGATATGGAATTATGCGGAGACCGGGATGGAGGAGGAGCGTTCTGCTTCGGCGCTCTGCCGGGTTCTTCAGGAAAATGGTTTCTGCGTGGAAAAGAATCTGGCCGGAATCCCCACCGCTTTTGTGGGGAGCTTCGGAGAAGGCAGTCCCGTTATCGGTTTTCTGGGTGAATTTGACGCCCTGGAAGGGCTGTCACAGAGAGCCGGAACTGCCGAAAAGGGGCCGGAAGAGGAATATGGGAATGGCCATGGCTGCGGCCATAATCTTCTCGGCTGCGGTTCTCTGGCTGCGGCCGTGGCGGTAAAGGAATATATGGAGGAACATGGCCTTAAGGGGACGGTCAGATATTATGGCTGTCCCGGCGAGGAGGAGGGCTGCGGGAAAGTCCACATGGCAAAAGCGGGCTGCTTTCTGGGACTGGACGCTGCGCTGACCTGGCATCCGATGGATTTTAACGGAATCGAGGGGAGGGGGTCCCTGGCGGATTTGTGCATGAGTTTCCATTTTACCGGTAAGTCCGCCCATGCCTCATCCTGTCCTCATATGGGGCGGAGTGCGCTGGATGCCCTGGAACTCCTTAACATTGCCGCTAATTTTATGAGGGAACACATCATTCCTGAGGCCAGAATCCACTATGCCATCACCGACACGGGAGGGACGGCCCCCAATGTGATTCCCGCCAGGGCATCGGCTGCCTATGAGGTGAGGGCGCCTAAGAGGGAGCAGGCGGAGGAGCTGAAAGACAGATTGCTCCGTGCGGCCCGCGGAGCGGCGATGATGACGGATACGGAAGTGGAGATGGAGGACGGAAACAGTTACAGCGATTATGTCCCCAATGACTGCCTGAACCGGATCGCCTGGGAGCAGCTTCAGAAAGTGGAACTTCCCGTCTATACGGAAAAGGAGAGGGAGCTTGCCGCCCGTCTCCGCCGGACTTATTCAGAGAACGCCCGTGATATGGGCGGTGATAAAGACAGACGGCAGGAACCAATCTCCGGAAAGCTCACTCCCTATGAGGGAACCGGCGGCTGTCTTCCGGTGAGTACCGATGTGGGGGATGTGAGTTACCTTGTTCCCACCGTGCAGCTTTACACGGCCTGCTGTGCGGCGGGGACACCGGGGCACAGCTGGCAGATGGTCTCCCAGACCGGGTGCTCCATCGGAGAAAAGGGGATGATAACGGCTGCAAAGGTACTGGCTCTCACAGCGCTCCGTCTGTTCGAAAAACCGGAGCTGCTCGAGAAGGCCTGGGAAGAACATAAAAGAAGAGTTGAATAA
- a CDS encoding Na+/H+ antiporter NhaC family protein — MKEKKAMRIPHPYIIIFFIIVVSAVLTWILPSGAFKREMDEALGRALVIPGSYARIPANPVGPWRLLECIYEGFVASADISFFLLFACGYVGILMKSGTLNALVGAILRKMKDKDYLLIPIFTCLFAVGGATFGMHEEAWGFIPLFVAIALSLGYDRVVGAGIVELGTVTGCAGAIFNPFNVGIASGIAGVPITTPMLTVFRCVTLVVFTACTTLYLMHYAEKIKKDPKKSVLYGVKEDAVSMSREEMVALPFSGRQKVTLALFGILIAALAVGVTKYGFYLTELAALFLGFMIITGFANRMDLTELAEAFIESSKGMIFAVLMIGFARSIEVILTQGGIIDTVVLWMANLVQSLPRGLSAFGMLAVQNIVNMFIPSGTGQAVVMIPIMAPLADLVGLSRYIAIMAFQFGDAFSNVFWPTAVAITCGVMGIGMDRWLKFVAKLFGMMFVLQAVMLTIAVAIGI; from the coding sequence ATGAAAGAAAAGAAAGCAATGAGAATACCACATCCTTATATCATTATATTTTTCATCATTGTGGTAAGTGCAGTTTTGACATGGATTCTTCCTTCCGGGGCGTTTAAAAGGGAGATGGATGAGGCGCTGGGGAGGGCGCTTGTAATTCCCGGCAGCTATGCGAGGATTCCTGCGAACCCGGTAGGGCCGTGGAGGCTTTTGGAATGTATCTATGAAGGATTTGTCGCTTCAGCCGATATCAGCTTTTTCCTTCTTTTTGCCTGCGGCTATGTGGGAATCCTGATGAAAAGCGGCACGCTCAATGCGCTTGTGGGAGCAATACTCAGGAAGATGAAGGATAAAGATTATCTGCTGATTCCTATTTTTACCTGCCTCTTTGCAGTTGGCGGGGCGACATTTGGAATGCATGAGGAGGCCTGGGGATTTATTCCTCTGTTTGTGGCGATCGCACTCTCCCTGGGATATGACAGGGTGGTGGGAGCCGGGATCGTGGAATTGGGAACGGTGACGGGCTGCGCCGGGGCTATCTTTAACCCGTTTAACGTCGGCATTGCCAGCGGTATTGCAGGAGTGCCGATCACAACTCCGATGCTGACGGTATTCCGCTGTGTGACGCTCGTTGTTTTTACGGCCTGTACGACCCTCTATCTGATGCACTATGCGGAAAAAATTAAAAAAGACCCGAAGAAGAGCGTTCTGTACGGAGTGAAGGAAGACGCGGTTTCCATGTCTCGTGAGGAGATGGTAGCGCTTCCGTTTTCCGGACGGCAGAAGGTGACGCTGGCTCTCTTTGGAATTCTGATTGCCGCGCTGGCCGTCGGGGTGACAAAGTATGGGTTTTACCTGACGGAGCTGGCTGCTCTGTTCCTCGGATTTATGATTATCACCGGCTTTGCCAACAGGATGGATTTGACGGAGCTGGCGGAGGCCTTTATCGAATCCTCCAAAGGAATGATTTTTGCCGTGCTGATGATTGGTTTTGCCCGCTCGATTGAGGTGATTCTGACACAGGGAGGAATTATCGACACGGTTGTCTTATGGATGGCGAATCTGGTGCAGAGCCTGCCGCGCGGCCTGTCTGCCTTCGGGATGCTGGCGGTGCAGAATATTGTAAATATGTTTATCCCGTCCGGAACCGGACAGGCGGTTGTAATGATACCGATTATGGCTCCGCTTGCGGATCTTGTGGGCCTGAGCCGTTACATAGCCATTATGGCATTCCAGTTCGGCGACGCATTCTCCAACGTGTTCTGGCCGACGGCCGTGGCAATCACCTGCGGAGTCATGGGAATTGGAATGGACCGCTGGCTGAAGTTTGTGGCAAAGCTCTTTGGAATGATGTTTGTACTGCAGGCTGTCATGCTGACCATTGCGGTGGCGATTGGAATTTAG